Below is a window of Drosophila nasuta strain 15112-1781.00 chromosome X, ASM2355853v1, whole genome shotgun sequence DNA.
GATTGGCGGCCAACTGCTGCCCGCTGAGTTGCCCCGGAGGATGCACTGGCGTCTGCTGTTCGTCACCTGGGTGATGGGCACGCTGGTGCTGCGCAGCGCATATCAGTCGGGCATGTATCAGATGCTGCGCCAGGACTCGCAGCGCAATCCTCCTCAGACGATTGCCGAGGTGTTGGCTCAGAGTTATACGATTCAATTGGTGGATGGGAATGCGGATCGTTGGCTTGCCAGTTTGCCGGAGTTGCGAACGCAACAGTTGCGCCATCTAGCGGCGAGTGAGTTGCAATCGTTTGGACAACTGGCGGTGAGTAGCGGCAGCAACGAGCGACTCGCGATCATCACACCCTACGAATACTTTGGCTACTTTCGCAAAGTGCATGCGATGAGTCGTCGATTGCACTTAGTTCGCGAGCGGATTTTCACACAGCAGCTGTCGTTCAATGTGCGACGACATTCGCATATGGTCGGAGTGCTTAACGATCAGATAATGTTGGCCCATTCGCATGGCTTCCTCGAGCACTGGACGCGGCAATATGTGAGCGCCGTGGACGAGCGAGATGAGAGCATTGCCCGGATCACGGCGGTTTCGTATGACACTCTCGATGGTCTGCAGCCGGAGGGCGATGCTGTGGATACGCCGGAGCAGGAGCGGGAGCAAGAGAAGCAGCTGCGTGTGCTGGCGTTCAATGAGTTGGCCGCACTCTTTTGGCTGACACTGTGGGCGCATTTGGTCGCCGCGTTTGTCTTTGGCCTCGAACTGTTGATCCATAAATAATGCCGCAAAATTGCCgcagttttaattaaattacttcataatctcttgctctctctctccctgcCCAAAACTAGACGCCGCTTCGCAGTTTTCTGCACTTCGTCGTATCGTTTGCAAAACGCAAAACGTTTTATCTGAAAGcgataaatttgcaaaaaccagaataacaaaaaaacgagAACGACGAGCATGAAATCCTTGCCTCATCCTCACCCTCATTCTCTGACTACGTAGACGACATCAATTCTCTCCCGCTCTCGCTCGCTTCCATGCTGGTTACATTCAATGATACTCGTCCATTGGTCTAACAGCGATGCGCAGCCTTCAGACACGCAAATTGCGACGACGCTATTCTTAAAGGCGATTTCGCCTTGATTTCGTCGGCAATTCGCAATCTTTTCAAGCCCTACTCTTATTTCTGACTCACACTAAGTCAAAAGTATTATTAAAGTACAATTTGTCTACGAATTTTTAAAGCTTAATGAGAAATCGAATTTACAATCAGATATATACTacgtatattaatttcaaatctaTGCTAACATATCGAAAACTATGTCATATTtgattaaagaaaaaaatatagcataatttaaattaaaaattaattcaataacATTGTTTACCATATTTGATAATGTtgtgcataaaatgaaatataaaagcaaaacaaagaatatattaaatttcaaatttattcaataacATTCTCTTCTACCCCAATTTAGAAagtttaatcaaaattttataggaatatttttttgttaaaatcGAAAAGTCTTTCGATTATAAATCCGATATACACTACTTTAATTTCTGATCTAATATTTGTGATTATCATATTTGATTAAGTTGTgaataaaatgatatataatgcaaaagaaaaaatatatttcataaattaaatttaaaattattttaaaacctatactaattaaagaaatttcagATACATCTAACAAAATATTTCGGAAATTTCATCAAATTTGTATaggaatataaaaaataattgcgaAAATTGACAATAGATtcattattagttttttttttttattttttttgctttatagGAAAccagtatttaaaaattaagaacTCATGTTtgtgaatttttcaaataGAAGTGAAAAATCCCAAAACATCGTTAGAAGCGTGACACGCGTTCAACTCCATTTGGTTTAACCCAATTGTTCGTCCCATGCTCTTCTCAGTGTTGAGCTGATGCTTTGCTTATCGCCTCGCACATTTGTGCTGTGTTCCCCATTCTCCGTTCCCCGTTCTCTCCCCTCCCTTATAACTAAAAATGTTCCCTTTTTTTGCTGCCACAAAACTGCTGTAATGGGCATGACGTCGCCTTAGCATTCAGCAACCAGTTTCAGCTAGCTTCTAGCTCCATAGCCAAGTAGTCAAcgacatccacatccacatcgcCATcgacgtcgtcatcgttgCTGGAAATTCAAGTAAATGTATTGAACTTAAGCTCATTGCCGTTGCTTTTGCCTGCATTGTCGTTGTCCTCAGTTTTTCCCCCtactcatcctcatcctccttCGCCTTGTCAGATTTCCTCGCCTATGTCTGGAAGCTGTGGCTCATAGCTGGCTGTCTTGGCTTTCTCTTTAATGTGGGGAGGACCGCAGTGCGCAGCGCTGTTTAGCAAAAAACTTTATGCAATTcctttttataaaatgtttccTATTTCACATTTCTTTTGCTGCGCTTCTGACAACAGTATGTCAGCTGGCTGCATCATTTACGCTGCGACAGCGAGAGCAAGGATACAACGAGCAAAGTTTAGAGGAGAATGCAGCGAGAAGAGAGGAAAGataacgaaaagaaaagaatgaagCGAGTAGGATGAAAAGAGCGAGTAAGGAATTAAATAACGAGTGAGAAGAAAACAGCGAGTTAGAATGTAAGTAAAGAGTAGGACAAAAATATCGAGTAGAATGCAAATAACGTGTAGAGAAGAACCAAAAGAGAGATTACAGCGAGTGTAAAGTGTAGAAAGCGTAGAGCAGCGAAAAGCAAGAATGAACCGAGTAGGAAGAAAACAGCGAGTAGAAAGTAAGAAGTAGAAAAGAACGAGTGAGAATGTAAGTAACAAATAGGAAGATAATAGCGAGTAGAAAGTAAATAGCGAGTAGAAAAGAGTGAATGTAAATAACCAGTAGAAAAATAACCGTCAGCgagtaaaaagtaaataacgATAAGGAAGAAAAGAGCAAGTGTATGGAATGGGGAAAATGAGGCGTGTATAGAACGAGAAAAGAGAGAACAGAAAGGAGTATAAAGTTAATAGCGAATAGAAAGTAGCGAGTAGATTGAATAGGGATAATGTAAGAGCGTTGACagaataatgaatgaaatttagAGTAGAAAAGAGTTAAGGAAAAGGAACAGCGAGTATCCGAGTAGAATGAAAAGAGTGAGTAAGGAGAGAAAACTAGATATTAGCAAGTTATAACAGCAACGAGTAATCTTAGCAAGTGGAGCGAGTAATACCAGCATAGCCAAATTGTGAATGATATGACGACGAGGAGCGCGCCGAGAAGCGGATTACGCGAGCAGCTCAACTTTTATATCCTCGACTAGCTTGACGCAGCATCAGCACCAGCAGCCGCAGGCTACAGAGGAGGAGATAGAGAAGGCGTCCGGAGTACTCGCGTCGATTGGCTGTGGCAATACTTTGGCCCGTTTGGCAATGAATTTTTATGGCGCGACTTAAACGCCAACTTGCTAGCTGTTCGCAAAGGGGAAGAGCCAACGTCGAGACAAGgcggcaacaaaacaaatatattcatGACGAGATTATGTGGCAAGCCGACAACCGAGTGCACTTAAAAATTAGAGCATGCGAGACTGCGAATTGCGAGAATGAGGAGAAGGAGGATGACCGCTTTATCAACGCGTCCAACGGGCAATTTCCGGGCGCGGAATTGCAGCTAATTAGATAATCAACACAATTATGACAGCGTAGCGGGAAGGACACGCCGACCAGGATGCGACATAGGCGACAACAGTGACAGTAACATCGACAGCGGAAGCAGTCGAGACAGCAGCACAAACTTCCACGACGCACACGTTGCGTATACACAATAAAGTCACTATTTCTCTTCTACCTGTTGAGGAGCACAAAGGCACAAGGACGTAAGTCAGGTGGTTAGAGAGCAGGATACAGAAGGAACTCAGCAGGATATCAGAATCAGAAATAGAAGCTTAGAAGATGATGGTTGAAGAagtaaaaaaaggaaagagaaATTAGGATAATATAAGATAAAGATATGAACTAAAGAAGGGAACTAGGATATAGATAAAGATATGAACAAAAGATGTATAAACTAGGGAACGCAGAAGGGAACTAGGATATAGATAAAGATATGAACAAAGATGTATAAAGAAATTAGGGAAAGTAAGAAGAAACTaggatatacatacatacatagatgaAGATATGACCTAAGGAAGTATAAAGAATCTAGggaaactaaaaataaactaggatatacatatatatagagataaggacaaaaaagtataaataaactAGTTAAAGCAGAAGGGATCTAGGATATACGAATCCAGAATATAGAGGCATAAAAAgaattattatatactataaacCGATAGAAAAACATAGAGATTATCTAGCTTGTAGAAGCACATATATTGAATGAATTCTTAGTGAAGTGAGTTCATTGTTCATTGTGATGCATCTCGTAGTGAAGAGCGcttaagaaaaaaatgaaaaatataaaatttttgattctCCTTGCCGGTGTACTTACAACTCCCAGGTGCGATAGTCGAGGGGACAGGCAGATTTGGTCTTCAGCCAGGGCGAGATGCAATGCCAGTGGAAGACATGATTACATTTACCGGTCACCTCAGGGCACATCTCTTCGAGTTTCTTCACGTGGCTGCCCTGCTCCGCCTCACAGTCGATGCACAGCTGCTTCAAATGATTGCGACAGATGGCGCAGATGTCCTTTTGTATATCGAGCAGGACACCTGGAGGAGAAGAGAGCACACAATTGAAGAGAGTAAAGCAGAGAGCCTCTGCAGTCTGAAGACTTACCCGTCCACAAAGTATCGCCCGACTTCTGCATGGAGGGcgttaaatttaatagaaaatgaTTATTTAGATTATATCAACTTGCGCTTACCTTTTCGGATTGCTCGTCCTTGGAATCAGCTTTCTTATCAGCCATTTTTAGATTCTCTTCAATTGTAAAATTCGAAAGTAGTTTTCCtcgtttggttttttatttctattttaaatttctaaacgTTTGTGCTCAACGAACGACACAAGTCTCAATTCTCACAATAAATAGAGTGTTGctcaaattttaataaacaggCAATGACAATTTGTCGAGAGAAAAGAAGTGACGTGATTTAAACGATATTTCAACCATCTGCCAATTATCGATAAGTCCAAAGTCCAATCGTTCGCCAGGGCTGCATTCGATCATAAGTAAGGGCTGCATGCAATGCTTGTGGCTTCATTAAAGGCTGCTTTGTATTGCAAAACTTTCTCATCATCTACGTTATAATTATGACAATTACGCTGTTAATGATCATCCAGCGCGCTTAATATCCTGTGTCAACTGTTGTCcattccatttgcatttttgcaattatttcaattaaatcgACAAAAGAAACGTCTGGCCAGCAAGCAAAAAGCTCCCCCATCCCCTCAACAACCCACCGCCATCTACCAAAAGGCAAGGAAACAGCTCAGCCACGGCTTCGGTTTCGGCCTCTCAACCAACCTCAGTCGAtcccagcagcagcgacgacgacggcgatgGCGACCGGCTGCGTTTGTCGAATATAATTTCCTCGTGCCGGATGTGACAATGAATACGCATTAATAAgtacacacccacacacacacacacatacagattgCAGAGTCACACAGACAGGCATATCGACTGCATGTTTGTGTTTACAATTTTTACGCTCACACTCTCTCAGTCTCGGTCTCTTTCCCTCTTTGACTCGACCATTGCAAGCATTCTTTTGTGCacgtgtatatatgtatttatgtgtgtgtgtatgtgctttCCGGTGTGTAAATTGATACGCCCGTCCGTTTATCCATCCGCTTCGTTCGTTAagtcgctctccctctctcacacCAACACTCATCAGGCCACCTGCTGCAGCCAGCCAGCAGGAGACAGACAGCGAAGTAGACCAGTGAAGCATGTTTGTAGGTGGATTGGGAGTGGGTGCGAGCGAGACGGCTAGCAGCGAGCAGCGGGCATCGCAACCGCACAGCGAGCGCCATGAATGAATGGCTGGCTAATTTTGTAGAGACGCCATGGCACGCGCttttaacaatattaatatgcacaataataatataaatgcaCTGACTGACGACTGACGACAAATGAAGGATAAGCCGCAGCTCAGCGCTCAGAAGATGATGGCCAAGAGTGGAGACAAAAAGgcgcaaatgcaaacaaatttccaTTGTATGGCAtaagaagtagaagaagcGTGACATGGCAGTTGCTTTAAATTGGATTTGTCAACGCAGCTTCACGCTGCGCACTGCTTGTCTTATTGctctattgttgttattgctctACTACATGGACTTctctgggtgtgtgtgtgagagagcgaccgtgtgtgtgtgtaatatgATTATTTACATGCTGTCAGTGTTgccataatttttttttgttctccaTCTCCCACTGTTTTTGCTTGTCTCagttctgctgctgctgcgcgtGCAGTAAAAAGATGAAATTATAtgatttgaataataattgaattagaaAATCATAGTCAAAGCCATGGCAATGCAGTGCAGTATGTCACGGCAGCCTAAGGCGTTCCTGTTTGAGTGTGTACACCCTCAAGTCGACGTGTcatgcatttttttgtatatgcaaaagtatttaatttaaaggcGTTGTCGTATGCATTTTCTATTAGAACTATGTATCCTATAGCAGGTAGCTTATTGTCAGTTCATCTTATTGCAGGCAGCCAATAGCTTTGGCAGCGCATGTATCTTGTGTAGCAAGCAGCAATGTTTCAGGACCAAGGACCAATCGATCGCCGataacaatttggtatattgcatacttttttggTATCGAAATACTGCAAAGTTGTGGTCATTCGCGCCATTTTCGCTACTGCAAAATTATTCGCGTTGTGCCTTTCGCGatttattatagttattaaaaAGTTATACGCGCAACTCGACTAATTTGGTTAGATTTAGCGtgttcaatttgtttaaacgTCGTGGAGAATGCAAACACTCGCAATAAGTAACATCACTTAACAACGTCTCGACATCCAGGCGCGCGCGtgaaaaaaacgagaaaaagaagaaagcgTTGAAGAGGCTGCCAAGTGGCAGAGCGTACTTATAACTTTGGCTCTAATGCGCACGACATTTGTCGCCTTCCAAATGCTTAACAAGTTTCTGCAAATATCGACAACGGGCGCAGtcgagacagacagacagacatcaTTACTTACTGCCGTCAACTCTATGACTCCCCCTAACTCTTTCTCTGTCCCTTTCACTCTCGCGTGTGCGTTAGGTCGTtcgtaagtgtgtgtatgtgtgtgaaagtGTTCGGTTCGGTCGTGTAGTTGTGCCTGTGTGCGGTGCAGTGCATTAGTGTGCGAAAATGGAAAGGAGTGGGAGGAGTGGGGGCTCTTGTAATCATGTGAATCCGTTTAAACTGTCGAAGTGTATTGTGCGTCATTATTCTCTTTCGTGCCATTAGACTTGAATAGTTTTTCAATACCAAAAAACGACAAATGCAAATCGCAGTTGACGCCGGCGCCAGCGCTGACGTCTCTGCTTATCGTTTGCAGTTGCAagtatgcatgtgtgagtgtgttgttgTGAGCTTCTGCCAGGGATGCATTTAGCAGTTCACAAGAAAAGACGACCTCGCTGGTGACGTCACTAATGATGCGATCACTGAAGTAAACAAGGTAGgcatcaaatcaaatgaattaaGGAATCTCAAAATAcgatataatttaaaacagaataaattgcaaatttggaTTTCATTTTGCGAAAATTAACGGAATGTGCACTGCACAATCTACCAAATATTTTGCTCTGgcgttttgctgtttttttttgcattttgtccATAATTGTGgccaattttctttaattgtttttattgagaGCCGCGTGTTGCCGCGCGCTCAATTCAACAATGCGCATAAATAAatcacttaacaatttttattgagCCCCACATCGTGACGTGGCTGCCaggcaaattgcattttaaatgcactcacacacatacatgcacacaaattgcactgtgtgtgtgtctcattATAAAGATCAAtggcaaaaatatgaatgcaGGCAATGCAATTGAATGTAAATTGTTGCGCTTTTGATAATAATAAGGCATGGACAcagcataaacaacaacagtaataacagtataacaacaacaaaagcctatttaaatattaagcgAATTTTTCTATGCAATGCCAATTTGtatcaataatttttttgaaatgAGCTTTTAATCGTTTTCCGCTATTCTGGCGCCCGAACAActaggtttttttttcatgtatcgtttatcgataactATCGCTGGTTCAAGCgcacgaaaataaaaaaaaattaagcagtcatatgatttttttattttagtagttattaaaaaaacttaaaagaaaATCTTTATATTAAGTTTTAATATCCTTTTAATGCCAATAAGCTTttatttggtttgtttgtttaaaattaaagtttggtaaaaaaattaaaattgttaaagattaatattaatataattaataatccAATTTCCGTTCAGAAAATTAAACAGATTTTATAATACTCAATTTGCAGTCAAGTTTTTGATTATGTGTTCAGATGCTCCCCTCAAAACGGCTTTTAACGATAACGTTGAACttgctgcaaatgcaaaatctTAAGAAGAATTATGTAATATAAAAGCATAACTTACCAAAGTGATGattcaatatatttgttttgcacatacatatatcttaaGGTATTTGTGTTTTAAGTGTCTTGATTAACAACATAATGCGTGTGtttataacaaatttgaaacgtctgtgtgtgcgtctgcAAATAAATAGGTATTCATTATTCTCTGTATATTGCAGTACAGATTGCAAGACTTACGTGATTACTTTTTACTGCTTTCAATGTAAGTGTATGCGATATTCATTTAGAGAATGCAAAGATATGGTTACGTAAATGTCAGTTCTCAGTAGCAGTCCCTTGAGTTTATGAAGCCCTCGTCGCACCAGGCCCGTTTCTAGTCCGTGGTACCATCATAAAAAAAGTCACAAGGAACTCAGCGTGTGTTGAAAattcaaaactaaaaattttgattttgagctCTCGACTCGATCGAGCCGAAAACAGAACTGAGAAAAAAAGGGTCGAGATACTGTCTCAAAATAAGTCAAGGGCTACTTTGATCTCATACAATTGTGCTTCAAAATATACGCATACATTGATGTTCATAAAATCAACAATATTAGCTTCGACGTATACTTTTTGATGCTCATAGAATTGCTTagtttgaaatgaaatgcaattgtgcAATTTGCATAGATGCTGTTGCTGAAATTTGGCAACAATGCGTTAGCTTATGTATAGAAGTTGCCCAAGAACATTATGTCTCGATTGGGATTCAAAGCTAGTTTGAACATATTCTTTCTTATAGAACGAATAGAAAGAGTATAAAAACCACTTGGGCGATTTTATGTTTCCCTATAGCGTGTTGAATCCAGATGGATGTCGTTTATTTGCCAACtcaaatttatcaattttaaacaaacaacTACGTGAGCAACTTGTTTCAAGCAGCCAGAGAGTCAGACAGACAAGTCTAATGCATGCTGTTTTTTGAGAGCATCTCGATGTTTAAATTCAGCT
It encodes the following:
- the LOC132796224 gene encoding RING-box protein 1-like, which gives rise to MADKKADSKDEQSEKKSGDTLWTGVLLDIQKDICAICRNHLKQLCIDCEAEQGSHVKKLEEMCPEVTGKCNHVFHWHCISPWLKTKSACPLDYRTWEFALHYEMHHNEQ